A stretch of the Rosa rugosa chromosome 5, drRosRugo1.1, whole genome shotgun sequence genome encodes the following:
- the LOC133712689 gene encoding thioredoxin X, chloroplastic — protein sequence MNKTFTPLLCFSQTRSLEKKRKNMDTVVSNSALLSIPPFSPVRTVTCNSYSPTTSLNLSSKKHFSSFFYTQKKQVGHRNSSCTAPKFSIASSAAIQEINETQFRDTVLNSDRPVLVEFVANWCGPCRLISPAMEWVAQEYKDRLAVVKIDHDANPRLIEEYKVYGLPALILFKNGQEVPESRREGAITKVKLKEYVDAFLESISVA from the exons ATGAACAAAACGTTTACCCCTCTCCTCTGTTTCTCACAAACTAGAAgtctagaaaagaaaagaaagaacatgGACACCGTCGTCTCCAATTCAGCATTACTATCCATACCACCCTTCTCTCCAGTCCGTACAGTTACTTGCAACTCTTATTCACCAACCACTTCTCTCAATCTCTCGTCAAAGAAGCACTTCTCCAGCTTCTTCTACACCCAAAAGAAACAAGTTGGTCATCGCAACTCTTCTTGTACAGCTCCCAAGTTTTCAATCGCTTCAAGTGCTGCTATTCAGGAAATCAACGAGACCCAGTTTCGGGATACGGTTCTTAACTCGGACCGTCCGGTTCTTGTCGAGTTTGTTGCCAACTGGTGCGGTCCTTGCCGCTTAATTTCTCCCGCCATGGAATGGGTTGCTCAG GAATATAAAGACAGATTAGCAGTTGTTAAGATCGATCATGATGCAAACCCACGATTAATTGAAGAATACAAAGTTTATGGTTTGCCTGCTTTGATTCTCTTCAAGAATGGACAGGAAGTTCCAGAAAGTAGAAGAGAGGGTGCAATTACAAAAGTTAAGCTTAAAGAGTATGTGGATGCTTTTTTGGAATCTATATCAGTCGCATAG